One Pirellulales bacterium DNA segment encodes these proteins:
- a CDS encoding FAD-dependent oxidoreductase — MGEPKHIAIVGGGLAGLAAAVELSGRGLNIELFESRKQLGGRAGSFRDSANDLLVDHCQHVSLGCCSAWLDFCRRTGLDAFTRRDSTLHFIGPDGRRCDISASRWLPAPLHLLPSLLRLRYLTWGERIGIIRAIRALKKASTTDNPNGPTIDEWLRENGQSSRAIELFWAPVIVSALSETLVRASVPPVRKVFVDAFLGNRRAYEMIVPTVSLGELYGTKLEGWLRSRGVVVHRECGVTQLCGDAKGVREVELAIGERHIFDAVIVAVPWRRIDVLLSEPLRAAIPELQCIQQIESAPITAVHLWFDRAITELPHAVLPGRTSQWMFNRGNELSAGHHYQIVISASRELEKLARSEVIDRVLAELTELWPLANKAKLLQSRMITDQHAVFSARPGADQLRPQQQTSVPNLFLAGDWTATGWPATMEGAVRSGYEAAKIALTFTSIR, encoded by the coding sequence ATGGGCGAACCCAAGCACATTGCTATTGTCGGCGGCGGACTAGCTGGTTTGGCCGCGGCGGTCGAGCTTTCGGGGCGCGGGTTGAACATCGAGCTGTTTGAGTCCCGCAAGCAACTCGGCGGCCGGGCTGGCTCGTTTCGCGATTCAGCCAACGATTTGCTCGTCGATCACTGTCAACACGTGAGTCTTGGCTGTTGCTCCGCTTGGCTCGATTTCTGCCGGCGCACGGGGCTGGATGCGTTCACGCGCCGCGATTCGACGCTGCACTTTATTGGTCCCGACGGTCGGCGATGCGATATCTCGGCCAGCCGCTGGCTGCCGGCACCGCTGCATTTGCTGCCGTCGCTGTTGCGGCTGAGGTATCTCACGTGGGGCGAACGCATCGGCATCATTCGTGCCATACGGGCATTGAAGAAGGCATCGACAACCGACAATCCAAACGGGCCGACGATCGACGAATGGTTGCGGGAGAACGGTCAATCTTCGCGGGCGATCGAACTATTTTGGGCGCCGGTCATCGTCAGCGCACTCAGTGAAACGCTCGTCCGCGCCAGCGTGCCGCCCGTGCGAAAAGTATTCGTCGATGCGTTTCTCGGCAATCGTCGTGCTTACGAAATGATCGTCCCGACTGTGTCGCTCGGCGAGCTTTATGGCACCAAGCTGGAGGGCTGGCTGCGGAGCCGCGGCGTTGTTGTACATCGTGAATGCGGCGTGACGCAATTGTGCGGCGATGCGAAAGGCGTTCGAGAAGTTGAACTTGCCATTGGCGAACGACACATCTTCGATGCGGTCATTGTTGCCGTTCCCTGGCGGCGCATCGACGTCTTGCTCAGCGAGCCCTTGCGAGCAGCAATACCTGAATTGCAATGTATCCAACAGATCGAGTCCGCACCGATTACGGCCGTGCATCTGTGGTTCGATCGCGCGATTACTGAACTTCCCCATGCCGTATTGCCAGGGCGCACGAGCCAATGGATGTTTAATCGCGGCAACGAACTCTCCGCGGGCCATCACTATCAGATTGTCATCAGTGCGTCGCGAGAGCTAGAAAAACTGGCGCGGAGCGAAGTGATCGATCGCGTGCTTGCCGAACTCACCGAACTCTGGCCGTTGGCGAACAAAGCGAAGCTGCTGCAATCGCGAATGATCACCGATCAGCACGCCGTATTTTCAGCTCGCCCCGGTGCCGATCAACTTCGCCCGCAGCAGCAAACGAGCGTGCCGAACTTGTTTCTCGCGGGCGATTGGACCGCGACCGGCTGGCCCGCAACGATGGAAGGCGCGGTGCGCAGCGGCTATGAGGCAGCAAAAATCGCACTCACATTCACTTCAATCCGCTAA